The Sphingosinicellaceae bacterium genome includes the window TTCAGGCGCGCGTCGAAGCCGGCCCAGAAGGCAGCCCCCGTTACGTCCGACATGGCCCACCCGTTGCGCCCATGTCCGACCGTTATCGCATCCGCTAATTTGTGACAGTCCGTTCACGTACCGCCGTTCGCGTACCGGCCGTTCGCGTACCGGAATGGCGACAGCGACAAACGCCAACGCCGCACGCGCGCGAAGGCCGTGCCAGTGGGCGAGCTAAAGTGCAGCGCGGACGTCCCATAGACCAACAGGGGTGCTCGCCTATGGGACGGTACGCACTCATAACTCGAGGGCAGTCGAGTCGCTCTCTTGATAGTTTAACAACTCGTTAATTACCATCTATCGGATGGTGTACGAGTGGCGGCTGTCGCGTCAGCGGTCGGGGCGGATGGCGCGCGTCGAGAAGCCGCCCCGATGCTTGCTCGTCCGGAAGATGTCGAGGCAGGCGGCGCAGGTGATGCTGCCGTACAGCATCGTCTGCATGTGCTCGTTTCCGTCGATGACCTGCCCGCAGCGCGCGACCTGATCACGGCGATGCTCGCCGGTCAGGTGGATCGCCGACATGAAGACCTCCGGCGCGACTTTTGCATGGCGTCTCATGGCACGGTGTTGCGGCCATGACGGTACGATCTCGGACCAATGATTATTTATTCTGGTACGAAATTGTACAGGACGGCGTGGGTCCGCCATAAACCGTCTTGAACCCGCCTGTTCGACGTGTATTATTATGCCAATACAGCTTGGGAGCTCTCGATGATCCGCACCGCCGCCATTGCCGCCGCCCTGCTTGCCTCCGCCGCGACCGGAGCGAGCGCCGCCGAACAGTCGTTTCCGGTCGGGAATTTCGACCGCATCGCGCTCGGCGGCTCTCCCGAAGTCACCGTGACTACCGGCGCCGCCGCATCGGTGCGCGCGACCGGCGAGCAGCAGGCGCTCGACCGCCTCGATATCCGCGTCGAGGCGGGCGTCCTGCGCATCGGCAACAAGCGCGGCAGCGGCTGGAACTGGAGCGGCGGCAACCGCAGCCAGGTCCGCATCGCGGTCACCGTGCCCATGGTCCGCGGCGTCGAGATCGGCGGGTCGGGCAGCGTCGCCGTCGACCGCGTCAAGGTGCCGGCTTTCGTGGCTTCGGTCGGCGGCTCGGGCTCGATGCGGATCGGCGCGCTCGACACCCGCGATGCGAGCTTCAGTATCGCCGGCTCGGGCAATGTCACCGTCGATGGCCGCTGCGACACGGCGAAAATCGATGTCGCCGGGTCGGGCCGCCTGCGCCTCGGCGGGTTCAAGTGCCATACGCTCAGCGCCAGCATCGCCGGATCGGGCAACATCGACGCGACCGCGACGCAAACCGCCAGCGTCTCGGTGATGGGCTCGGGCGATGCGCGGATCGGTGGCGGTGCGGTGTGCAGCGTCTCGAAGCACGGCAGCGGCTCGGTGATCTGCGGCACGAATTCGATCAGCTAGACCAGCCAGAGCGACTGCAGTTCGCGCAGCATCGCCGGCGGGACATCGGCCTCGGGGTCGCTGCCGTCGCGGTCGGGCGGGGCGTCGGCAGGCTCGAAATAGCGCCAGCCCTGGTGCGCCTTGCGCGGCGTCCCGACCACCGGGACCGGGCCGGGGCGCAGCAGGATGGCGCATTTCTCGCCCCACGGCGTCGGCGTCATGGTCAGGCCGAGCACCTCCTGCCGTCCGATCAGCCGGTGCTTGATGATCCAGAACAGCGAGCCGCCGACCAGCTCGTCGGCACGGCGCGGCATGTAGCGGGTCAGCGTCACTGCCGCGGCGCCGAGGCCGGGCAGGTCGGCAGCGCGAGCAGCCTGGCGCGCGGCGAGGACCTCCAGGTCGGCACAACCGACCGCGACCTTGGTCAGGTGGATCACGCCAGCAGGAACA containing:
- a CDS encoding DUF1489 family protein, translating into MHLTKVAVGCADLEVLAARQAARAADLPGLGAAAVTLTRYMPRRADELVGGSLFWIIKHRLIGRQEVLGLTMTPTPWGEKCAILLRPGPVPVVGTPRKAHQGWRYFEPADAPPDRDGSDPEADVPPAMLRELQSLWLV
- a CDS encoding DUF2807 domain-containing protein translates to MIRTAAIAAALLASAATGASAAEQSFPVGNFDRIALGGSPEVTVTTGAAASVRATGEQQALDRLDIRVEAGVLRIGNKRGSGWNWSGGNRSQVRIAVTVPMVRGVEIGGSGSVAVDRVKVPAFVASVGGSGSMRIGALDTRDASFSIAGSGNVTVDGRCDTAKIDVAGSGRLRLGGFKCHTLSASIAGSGNIDATATQTASVSVMGSGDARIGGGAVCSVSKHGSGSVICGTNSIS